A genome region from Trichoderma asperellum chromosome 7, complete sequence includes the following:
- a CDS encoding uncharacterized protein (TransMembrane:1 (i43-63o)) codes for MAGDDPGQLCPLAHRHVDVHSGEAENLIQGREEKETRQRRTTVPQMSSVPVLLLLSPLFFPWFSSRQRTLLDVLRRGRGLDFVGMGIKGDVPRLEPRRPVCVRVSVAKYAIPGVAICAGRLGTRLCAASGSIASVPRQTREGYRLPHNVTSRPSMSSS; via the coding sequence ATGGCCGGCGACGACCCTGGACAGCTTTGTCCACTTGCACATCGTCATGTTGATGTCCATAGCGGAGAGGCTGAAAATTTGATTCAAggacgagaagagaaagagacacGCCAGCGTCGTACCACTGTGCCCCAGATGTCGTCTGTGCCTGTACTTTTGTTGCTGTCTCCCCTCTTTTTCCCATGGTTCTCCAGCAGGCAGAGGACACTGCTTGACGTCTTGAGGCGTGGGCGAGGCTTGGACTTTGTTGGAATGGGCATCAAAGGCGACGTGCCCCGGCTGGAACCTCGCCGGCCAGTCTGTGTGCGTGTCTCAGTTGCAAAGTACGCAATACCTGGCGTCGCCATCTGCGCTGGGCGTCTTGGTACTCGCCTCTGCGCGGCCAGCGGCAGCATCGCGTCGGTACCGCGCCAGACCCGCGAGGGGTACCGGCTACCACATAACGTGACGAGCCGCCCAAGCATGTCATCCAGCTAG
- a CDS encoding uncharacterized protein (TransMembrane:1 (i12-31o)) yields MHPRRLQAPKHITTITYLYGVLSILVLIPTVPQTCKAAPPSKSENAIQQQAKWPLRECKPKSALYNRNWKAAFQQGDHGRRLPADSRQYRYELVAFGFIHCAPNNRLARLLTAIWSKRLGNRLAKCRGESGCMRFCG; encoded by the coding sequence ATGCATCCTAGGAGGCTTCAGGCACCAAAACATATTACTACGATTACATacttgtacggagtactcagCATACTAGTACTAATACCTACCGTCCCGCAGACCTGCAAAGCCGCGCCCCCTAGCAAAAGTGAAAATGCaatccagcagcaagcaaagTGGCCACTGAGAGAATGCAAACCCAAAAGCGCCTTGTATAACCGCAATTGGAAGGCAGCATTTCAGCAAGGTGACCATGGGCGCCGACTACCTGCAGATTCTCGCCAATACCGCTACGAACTCGTTGCTTTTGGCTTTATACACTGTGCCCCCAACAACCGGTTAGCTCGACTTTTGACAGCCATTTGGAGCAAACGCCTTGGCAATCGACTGGCCAAATGCCGAGGTGAATCTGGATGCATGCGGTTCTGTGGTTAG
- the CON7 gene encoding C2H2 finger domain transcription factor con7, whose amino-acid sequence MDRGATQFSQSGLPSPYSSSFGDHHSEGSSADHASAAQYPGKQDYPTSVTPTSEYSVYPPSARSGSYSEHIQRSYHPSSSASSGGMAQQQNNPSIAAPSPTYPYGQHSPYAPNPDMSHGYSHPSGGMYAQPRPDWAGYSQHGAPPLTPGHPVYAQSPASAPQQRPSQVYSFVPIPGAQQHKRPRRRYEEIERMYKCGWNGCEKAYGTLNHLNAHVTMQSHGQKRTPEEFKEIRKEWKQRKKEEEAQRKAEEERQRAAAASVAQNGGGDPQGPDGAPSSGYPGRAVQLPPIGYQPTQYPAPPSGNVGQQPMPEYGAGHMYSNYQPHSPYAQPSQQNMYSQSNGAPPPSH is encoded by the exons ATGGACCGCGGTGCAACTCAGTTTTCCCAGTCAGGTTTGCCCTCGCCCTactccagcagcttcggcGACCATCACTCTGAAGGCTCGTCGGCAGATCACGCGTCTGCTGCTCAATATCCTGGGAAACAAGACTATCCTACCTCTGTAACTCCCACCTCGGAGTACAGCGTCTATCCTCCCTCCGCGCGATCAGGATCTTACTCGGAGCATATCCAGCGTTCATACCATccatccagcagcgccagcagcggaGGTATGGCGCAACAACAGAACA ATCCGTCTATTGCGGCTCCGAGTCCAACCTACCCTTACGGGCAGCACTCGCCGTATGCGCCTAATCCAGACATGTCTCATGGCTACTCCCATCCCAGCGGTGGCATGTACGCGCAGCCTCGCCCTGACTGGGCCGGCTATAGCCAGCATGGAGCTCCTCCTTTGACTCCTGGCCACCCCGTTTACGCTCAATCGCCCGCCTCGGCGCCGCAACAGCGACCCAGCCAG GTTTACTCCTTTGTGCCCATCCCTGGTGCTCAACAGCACAAGCGTCCTCGGAGACGGTATGAGGAAATCGAGCGCATGTACAAGTGTGGCTGGAACGGTTGCGAGAAGGCCTACGGAACTCTGAACCATCTCAACGCCCACGTTACTATGCAATCTCATGGACAGAAGAGAACCCCCGAAG AGTTCAAGGAGATCCGCAAAGAatggaagcagaggaagaaggaggaagaagcccagcgtaaggctgaagaggagcggCAGAGGGCTGCGGCCGCGAGCGTCGCACAGAACGGCGGTGGAGATCCTCAAGGCCCCGACGGTGCGCCTTCATCTGGCTACCCCGGCCGAGCTGTCCAGCTGCCTCCCATAGGCTACCAGCCCACTCAGTACCCAGCGCCGCCTTCAGGTAACGTTGGCCAGCAACCCATGCCCGAATATGGAGCAGGCCACATGTATTCCAACTACCAGCCGCACTCTCCTTACGCTCAGCCCAGCCAGCAGAACATGTACAGCCAAT CAAACGGCGCGCCGCCTCCTAGCCATTAA
- a CDS encoding uncharacterized protein (TransMembrane:2 (o33-55i67-89o)), protein MAIFWEDSLWRGYEADDEEEDERVEESEEAHDFVRVALILSLINFHCLGVLRTGWIHGGIRQKKYHYWCLDICIWLLEVTLRIVLLQVVTVTGGCQCTMYI, encoded by the coding sequence ATGGCCATCTTCTGGGAGGACAGTCTTTGGAGGGGCTATGAAGctgatgacgaggaggaagatgagcgTGTTGAAGAAAGCGAAGAGGCGCATGATTTTGTCCGAGTAGCCTTGATTCTGAGCCTCATTAATTTTCATTGTCTTGGTGTTTTAAGGACTGGATGGATACATGGAGGTATACGGCAGAAAAAGTATCATTACTGGTGTTTGGACATATGTATTTGGCTACTCGAGGTTACTTTGAGGATTGTATTATTACAAGTGGTAACGGTTACTGGTGGTTGTCAGTGCAccatgtatatatag
- the RPS16 gene encoding 40S ribosomal protein uS9: protein MSSTQSVQCFGKKKTATAVAHCKAGRGLVKVNGRPLSLVQPEILRFKVYEPLLVVGLDKFANVDIRVRVTGGGHTSQIYAIRQAIAKSLIAYYQKFVDEHSKNLLKQALVQFDRTLLVADNRRCEPKKFGGPGARARYQKSYR, encoded by the exons ATGTCGTCGACTCAGAGCGTGCAATGCttcggcaagaagaagacggccaCCGCCGTCGCCCACTGCAAG GCTGGCCGTGGTCTCGTCAAGGTCAACGGCCGTCCCCTGTCTCTGGTCCAGCCTGAGATCCTCCGCTTCAAG GTCTACGAGCCTCTCCTGGTTGTCGGCCTCGACAAGTTCGCCAACGTCGACATCCGCGTCCGCGTCACTGGTGGTGGTCACACCTCCCAGATCTACGCCATCCGTCAGGCCATCGCCAAGTCCCTCATCGCCTACTACCAGAAGTTCGTCGACGAGCACTCCAAGAACCTGCTGAAGCAGGCCCTCGTCCAGTTCGACCGCACCCTGCTGGTCGCTGACAACCGTCGCTGCGAGCCCAAGAAGTTCGGTGGTCCCGGCGCCCGTGCCAGGTACCAGAAGTCTTACCGATAA
- the CRP63 gene encoding 60S ribosomal protein eL32: MRGITPDKLTTARVTVKMVAAKKHVPIVKKHKTSFNRHQSDRFDRVGASWRKPKGIDGRVRRRFRGTIRMPKIGYGSNKKTRFLTPSGHKAFLVNNVKDLELLLMHNRTHAAEIASSVSSRKRIDIISRAKQIGVKVTNAKAKVTTEV, from the exons ATGAGAGG CATCACGCCGGACAAACTAACCACAGCCAGAGTAACCGTCAAG ATGGTCGCCGCCAAGAAGCACGTCCCCATCGTCAAGAAGC ACAAGACTTCTTTCAACCGTCACCAGAGTGACCGGTTCGATCGTGTCGGTGCCAGCTGGAGAAAGCCCAAGGGTATCGATGGCCGTGTCCGCAGACGTTTCCGCGGTACCATCCGTATGCCCAAG ATCGGCTACGGCTCCAACAAGAAGACCCGTTTCTTGACCCCCTCCGGCCACAAGGCTTTCCTCGTCAACAACGTCAAGGaccttgagctgctgctgatgcacAACCGAACCCACGCTGCCGA GATCGCCAGCTCCGTCTCATCCCGAAAGCGAATCGACATCATCTCCCGCGCCAAGCAGATTGGCGTCAAGGTCACAaacgccaaggccaaggtcaCCACCGAGGTCTAA
- a CDS encoding uncharacterized protein (EggNog:ENOG41) — translation MCKIQHTLRGLSRRVYHLAFSSLGVIAASDQHRIAIWNVSDGKRHKSTTNQYFDPGHTGVVSCFTFSNDGRKLAAAVGKDIKIWDMSTYSLLTLRDASQQGSWIMGLNFSNDDALLASTSGNCVFIWRVDTDKPPFKKILKLQKSRQLLLPKNHEWASNVAFSHNSKYVATGTGNDVCIWDLQADGEPIIISGHKDVVNAIAFSPDGSYLASASADMTVRIWEAPWDGEHKQARLLLRGHSRMVYGLSFSPLESKKRIISCSADGTLRIWDYSHDLIKPTAETPVEVGAETDPQASAHTWAISCIAFSSNNKLIASASESSDGVICLWDGESGSFQRQLRAHGNEVLSLDFSRNSRYLLSSSGDHTVKIWDMESENGSQQLSLQHADWIGCAVFSQDGKSVASGCDDNMVRVWDIQRLIDGRNSSKADDSVDCCKYILEGHDERVTSVVFSENGRFVAAGGDYNGVLYWDLRPQDPKSVAQPAKVLMQRGPDTIVSLVFNSDASSLIACSSHQIWIWDTASSQCVTAKCSVSLSALQLNPAYPEYIVTGTGPILIEDILGCDEVRITPTEWCPCSFTSFDEDSAGSITWQGKEMIFLPKEERDILLEKLSSCKRVMRVRDRRVVVGRASGRVLFFRFREVAKFDDSS, via the coding sequence ATGTGCAAAATCCAACACACGCTCCGAGGGCTTTCCCGCCGTGTATACCATttggccttctcttctctaggAGTTATCGCCGCCTCCGATCAACATCGCATTGCGATCTGGAATGTTAGCGACGGAAAACGTCATAAATCAACAACCAACCAGTATTTTGATCCCGGTCATACGGGGGTTGTGAGCTGTTTCACCTTTTCGAATGACGGACGCAAGTTAGCTGCGGCGGTAGGTAAAGACATCAAGATCTGGGACATGTCAACCTACTCTCTTCTTACACTGCGGGATGCATCCCAACAAGGATCCTGGATTATGGGATTGAACTTCTCCAACGATGACGCCTTGCTTGCGTCGACATCAGGAAACTGTGTGTTCATCTGGAGGGTGGATACAGATAAGCCTCCCTTTAAGAAAATTTTGAAATTACAAAAATCAAGACAGCTTCTTCTACCAAAGAATCATGAGTGGGCTTCTAATGTAGCATTTTCACACAACTCCAAGTACGTGGCTACTGGAACTGGCAACGACGTCTGCATATGGGACTTACAAGCCGACGGAGAACCAATAATTATCTCTGGACACAAAGACGTCGTCAACGCAATCGCGTTCTCTCCTGACGGCTCTTACCTGGCATCAGCGTCAGCGGATATGACGGTCAGGATTTGGGAGGCCCCGTGGGATGGCGAGCATAAACAAGCTCGATTGCTGTTGCGCGGGCACTCGAGGATGGTGTACGGCTTATCCTTTTCTCCATTGGAGTCTAAGAAACGCATCATCAGCTGTTCAGCGGACGGAACACTTCGCATTTGGGACTATAGCCATGACCTGATAAAACCAACTGCGGAAACACCCGTTGAGGTTGGCGCAGAGACTGATCCACAAGCTTCAGCTCATACATGGGCCATATCATGTATAGCCTTTTCGAGCAATAACAAGCTCATTGCTTCGGCCTCGGAGTCGAGTGACGGTGTAATCTGCCTCTGGGATGGAGAGTCAGGGAGTTTCCAAAGACAATTACGTGCGCATGGCAACGAGGTCCTGTCGCTTGACTTCTCACGCAACTCCCGATATCTCCTTTCGTCATCTGGAGATCACACCGTCAAAATCTGGGACATGGAGAGTGAAAATGGTTCACAGCAGCTCTCACTTCAGCATGCTGACTGGATAGGGTGTGCCGTCTTCTCACAAGATGGTAAATCTGTAGCATCGGGGTGCGATGACAATATGGTGCGCGTGTGGGACATTCAGCGTCTGATTGATGGGAGGAACTCTTCAAAGGCCGACGATAGCGTTGATTGTTGCAAGTATATACTCGAGGGTCATGACGAGCGTGTCACATCGGTTGTGTTTTCCGAAAACGGGAGATTTGTGGCGGCTGGCGGTGACTACAACGGAGTTCTTTACTGGGATCTCAGGCCGCAGGATCCTAAAAGCGTGGCCCAGCCAGCAAAGGTTCTCATGCAACGAGGACCGGATACGATCGTCTCATTGGTGTTCAATTCCGATGCAAGCAGCCTCATTGCTTGCTCTTCGCACCAGATCTGGATATGGGACACTGCGTCAAGCCAGTGCGTCACGGCAAAGTGCAGCGTTTCGCTTTCCGCCTTGCAGCTCAATCCTGCATATCCAGAGTATATAGTGACGGGAACCGGTCCAATCCTGATAGAGGACATTCTGGGGTGTGACGAGGTGCGTATAACGCCCACGGAATGGTGTCCGTGTAGTTTCACCAGCTTTGATGAGGATTCTGCGGGGAGCATCACTTGGCAGGGCAAGGAGATGATATTCTTGCCAAAGGAGGAACGCGATATTCTTTTGGAAAAGTTATCGTCTTGCAAAAGGGTCATGCGAGTGCGGGACCGTAGAGTTGTGGTTGGGCGTGCATCAGGTCGGGTGCTGTTCTTTAGATTCAGGGAGGTGGCGAAGTTCGACGATTCGTCGTAG